One genomic window of Phycisphaerales bacterium includes the following:
- a CDS encoding ferritin-like domain-containing protein, whose product MKIDSLEKLYVHELKDLHSAETQILEALPKMIENATDDELKKALASHRKETEAHLSRVDNLIVNLDYEPGGHKCKGIEGLIKEGEDTLAETEDEDVRNAAIIANCQRVEHYEMAAYGVARAFASKLGRHDDAEVLTKTLEEEGAADRTLTNIAEQRINFAARTS is encoded by the coding sequence ATGAAGATCGACAGCCTCGAAAAACTCTACGTCCACGAGCTCAAGGACCTGCACAGCGCCGAGACGCAGATCCTCGAAGCGCTGCCCAAGATGATCGAGAACGCGACCGACGACGAGCTCAAGAAGGCGCTCGCGAGCCATCGCAAGGAGACCGAGGCGCACCTGTCCCGCGTCGACAATCTCATCGTCAACCTCGACTACGAGCCCGGCGGGCACAAGTGCAAGGGCATCGAGGGGCTCATCAAGGAGGGCGAGGACACGCTCGCCGAGACCGAGGACGAGGACGTGCGCAACGCCGCGATCATCGCGAACTGCCAGCGCGTCGAGCACTACGAGATGGCCGCCTACGGCGTGGCCCGCGCCTTCGCCAGCAAGCTGGGCCGCCACGACGACGCCGAGGTGCTCACCAAGACGCTCGAGGAAGAGGGCGCGGCCGATCGCACCCTCACCAACATCGCCGAGCAACGCATCAACTTCGCGGCCCGCACGAGCTAA
- a CDS encoding NAD(P)H-hydrate dehydratase, which translates to MADPATPRLPARAETGHKGDFGRVAVVGGCALPGTRMIGAPALAALAATRSGAGLVQLLCPEGVLNEALSIASQATGRALPTDGHGAVLASDAVAVLDEAIEQADAVVIGPGLGRGTGPAALSLRAIQQKLTPVVVDADALNELADTPQLALDFHAPAVLTPHPGEFARLAKSMGIDGDATDDAKRPGAAESLAQRLGCVVVLKGARTVVSDGIQTWSDDTADSALATGGTGDVLAGLVGGLIAQHARPVTHELARAKLGERIKHMGDDGRLTLFEIARCAVVAHAHAARLWREKHLANAGLTPMELADEIPEAVTALRG; encoded by the coding sequence ATGGCCGACCCCGCGACGCCACGGCTCCCCGCACGCGCCGAGACCGGCCACAAGGGCGACTTCGGCCGCGTGGCCGTCGTCGGCGGCTGCGCGCTGCCGGGCACGCGCATGATCGGCGCGCCCGCGCTGGCGGCCCTCGCCGCCACGCGCAGCGGGGCCGGGCTCGTGCAGCTGCTTTGCCCCGAGGGCGTGCTCAACGAGGCGCTTTCGATCGCCAGCCAGGCGACGGGCCGGGCCCTGCCGACTGATGGGCACGGCGCGGTGCTCGCGAGCGACGCTGTCGCCGTGCTCGATGAAGCGATCGAGCAGGCCGACGCGGTCGTCATCGGGCCCGGCCTGGGCCGCGGAACCGGACCGGCGGCGCTGTCGCTGCGAGCGATCCAGCAGAAGCTGACGCCCGTGGTCGTCGATGCGGACGCGCTCAACGAGCTGGCCGACACGCCCCAGCTCGCACTCGACTTCCACGCGCCCGCCGTCCTGACGCCGCATCCAGGGGAGTTCGCGCGCCTCGCCAAGAGCATGGGCATCGACGGCGACGCCACCGACGACGCGAAACGACCAGGGGCCGCCGAGTCGCTCGCCCAGCGGCTCGGCTGCGTCGTCGTGCTCAAGGGGGCCCGCACCGTCGTCAGCGACGGCATCCAGACCTGGAGCGACGACACCGCCGACTCCGCGCTCGCAACCGGTGGCACGGGCGACGTGCTCGCGGGCCTCGTCGGCGGGCTCATCGCCCAGCACGCCAGGCCCGTCACCCACGAGCTCGCCCGAGCCAAGCTCGGCGAGCGCATCAAGCACATGGGCGACGACGGCCGGCTGACGCTCTTCGAGATCGCCCGCTGCGCCGTGGTCGCCCACGCCCACGCGGCGCGGCTCTGGCGCGAGAAGCACCTCGCGAACGCAGGCCTCACGCCGATGGAACTGGCCGACGAGATCCCCGAGGCCGTGACGGCGCTTCGCGGCTAG
- a CDS encoding amidohydrolase family protein, producing MGKRPARMREAHAHVLAHGRAMDMVQLNGCTSAEEMLDAIADAAVERRVVLAHGTRPEAWLEPGWPTLERLDHASPEASVAAWCFDYHAIMLNSRALESTGVGIDTPDPKGGQIGRRPDGSLTGVLYEAAVGMAWGKLEPTGIDEDALARAIEDLAEHGFTHVHDLKAQPGLGEALAATSTGSIEFTLYPLVQDLPEVLKRRRDWETDRVRLGGGKIFVDGTLNSRTAWMLHPFADGRTEHPAGMQLMSDRQIEDAMRLCVGEGLQLAAHAIGDAAVRAVLDAAERVRAPRGSVRIEHAELIDEADVPRFAELGVIASVQPCHLLYDIEALRRACPDRLDRVLPLRELIDSGLTPGRDLLFGSDTPIVRPDPEDSILAATNRGRSDMALAEGIAPDQAISEAEAWACFDADA from the coding sequence GTGGGTAAGCGGCCGGCACGCATGCGGGAGGCCCACGCGCACGTGCTGGCGCACGGCCGGGCGATGGACATGGTGCAGCTCAACGGGTGTACGTCGGCGGAAGAGATGCTCGACGCCATCGCCGACGCGGCGGTCGAGCGACGCGTGGTGCTGGCTCACGGCACCCGGCCCGAGGCCTGGCTCGAGCCAGGCTGGCCGACGCTCGAGCGGCTCGATCACGCCAGCCCGGAGGCAAGCGTCGCGGCCTGGTGCTTCGACTACCACGCCATCATGCTGAACTCGCGCGCCCTGGAGTCGACTGGCGTGGGCATCGACACGCCCGACCCCAAGGGCGGCCAGATCGGTCGCCGGCCCGACGGATCGCTCACGGGCGTGCTGTATGAAGCGGCGGTGGGCATGGCATGGGGCAAGCTCGAGCCGACGGGGATCGATGAAGATGCGCTGGCTCGCGCCATCGAGGACCTTGCCGAGCACGGATTCACGCACGTGCACGACCTGAAGGCCCAGCCGGGACTGGGCGAGGCGCTGGCCGCGACCAGCACCGGATCGATCGAATTCACGCTCTACCCGCTCGTGCAGGATCTACCTGAGGTTCTCAAGCGCCGCCGAGACTGGGAGACCGACCGGGTTCGCCTCGGCGGCGGCAAGATCTTCGTCGACGGCACGCTCAACAGCCGCACGGCGTGGATGCTGCACCCCTTCGCCGACGGACGGACCGAGCACCCGGCCGGCATGCAGCTCATGAGCGACAGGCAGATCGAGGACGCAATGCGGCTGTGCGTGGGCGAGGGCCTGCAACTGGCCGCTCATGCCATCGGCGATGCCGCGGTGCGGGCCGTACTCGATGCCGCCGAGCGGGTTCGGGCGCCTCGGGGCTCGGTGCGGATCGAGCACGCCGAGCTCATCGATGAAGCCGACGTACCGCGGTTTGCCGAGCTGGGCGTCATCGCCAGCGTGCAGCCGTGCCACTTGCTGTACGACATCGAGGCCCTGCGGCGGGCGTGCCCCGATCGGCTCGACCGCGTGCTACCGCTGCGTGAGCTGATCGATAGCGGCCTCACGCCCGGGCGCGACCTGCTCTTCGGCAGCGACACGCCCATCGTGCGGCCCGACCCGGAGGACTCGATCCTCGCGGCGACGAACCGGGGTCGCAGCGACATGGCCCTCGCCGAAGGCATCGCGCCTGACCAGGCGATCAGCGAGGCCGAGGCGTGGGCGTGCTTCGACGCGGACGCGTAA
- a CDS encoding TatD family hydrolase has product MIDTHCHLTFPQFEGRVAEELAEAARHGVSGCITISTTPMNALECLNLATSYPNVWSSAGVHPLYADQGPFDLTPVRTAIAHERCVAWGEMGLDNHYAEPPRSLQEPVLMQQLALIREIDEPKRGKPKPGAGKPVVLHCREAFDDVIPILQDSGIAGERFVFHCFTAGPAEARQVLDFGAMISFTGVATYHNAKHVMEAAVLTPADRIMVETDAPYLSPQPVRGQRPCRPWMVSLTAKLIAEARGETVREFERAIDANAGRFFGVVVPPAASEAR; this is encoded by the coding sequence GTGATCGACACGCACTGCCACCTGACGTTCCCGCAGTTCGAGGGCCGCGTGGCCGAGGAACTGGCCGAGGCCGCCCGCCACGGCGTCTCGGGCTGCATCACGATCAGCACGACGCCCATGAACGCGCTCGAGTGCCTGAACCTGGCCACGAGCTACCCGAACGTCTGGAGCAGCGCGGGCGTGCACCCGCTCTACGCGGATCAGGGGCCGTTCGACCTGACGCCGGTCCGGACCGCCATCGCGCACGAGCGCTGCGTGGCGTGGGGCGAGATGGGGCTCGACAACCACTACGCCGAGCCGCCGCGCTCGCTCCAGGAGCCCGTGCTGATGCAGCAGCTCGCGCTGATCCGCGAGATCGACGAGCCCAAGCGAGGCAAGCCGAAGCCGGGCGCGGGCAAGCCCGTCGTGCTGCACTGCCGAGAGGCGTTCGACGATGTCATCCCGATCCTGCAAGACAGCGGCATCGCCGGCGAACGCTTCGTCTTCCACTGCTTCACGGCAGGCCCGGCCGAAGCCCGGCAGGTCCTCGACTTCGGCGCCATGATCAGCTTCACCGGCGTGGCGACGTACCACAACGCCAAGCACGTGATGGAAGCCGCCGTGCTGACGCCGGCCGACCGCATCATGGTCGAGACCGACGCGCCCTACCTGAGCCCCCAGCCCGTGCGCGGGCAGCGGCCGTGCCGGCCGTGGATGGTCTCGCTCACAGCAAAGCTGATTGCCGAAGCTCGCGGCGAAACGGTCAGAGAGTTCGAGCGAGCAATCGATGCAAACGCCGGACGGTTCTTCGGCGTGGTTGTACCGCCGGCCGCGTCAGAAGCGCGCTAG
- a CDS encoding excinuclease ABC subunit UvrB, translated as MPPRPFEIVSSFKPMGDQPAAIEALTTRLSAGADSAVLLGATGTGKTFTMANVVQRLGKPTLIISHNKTLAAQLYEELKEFLPHNSVNYFVSYYDYYQPEAYIPQRDIYIEKDASRNEDLDQLRLAATSNILSRRDTVVVASVSCIFGLGSPEAYGEKVLTFSKGVRVDRRQMFASLTAMQYKRSDYEFSRGRFRARGDVIEVWPASEKFAVRLDLFGDELDRLELINPTSGEVLAEEDTFHLFPAVHYVLPEEQLETICDDITRELDARVLELRSDGRLLEAQRLLARTKYDLDLLRETGSCPGVENYSRFFDGRMPGERPFTLLDYFDYAPRPGLGDASMRPRPETDDQLVQRDDGRRAGRPNIDDWLVIIDESHVTLPQVRAMFNGDRMRKETLVEHGFRLTSALDNRPMRFEEFERMVPQMLFVSATPGPYELERTGGEIAEQVIRPTGLLDPGVEVKPADGQVPDLLEECKAAVARGDRVLVTALTKRLCEDLASYLDQNGLKTRYLHSDIETLERLEIITELREGAFDVLVGVNLLREGLDLPEVALVAILDADKEGFLRSPTSLIQLMGRAARNVNGRVVMYADTITPGMRDALDETDRRREKQTAYNEKMGITPATIKKEIRRGIEMQLRARKTAREAAGSAEEAFDIAELLREIEAEMLEAAQSLEFEKAARLRDQARKLKERIAQGDTAKVRRSELDEGKQNKRQRRSRSGKPGAPGSKPTRRKKRTS; from the coding sequence GTGCCCCCACGCCCCTTCGAGATCGTCAGCAGCTTCAAGCCCATGGGCGACCAGCCCGCGGCGATCGAGGCGCTGACCACGCGCCTCTCCGCGGGAGCCGACTCGGCCGTGCTGCTGGGTGCCACGGGCACGGGCAAGACCTTCACGATGGCCAACGTGGTGCAGCGGCTGGGCAAGCCCACGCTGATCATCAGCCACAACAAGACGCTGGCGGCCCAGCTCTACGAGGAGCTCAAGGAGTTCCTGCCGCACAACAGCGTGAACTACTTCGTCAGCTACTACGACTACTACCAGCCCGAGGCGTATATCCCCCAGCGGGACATCTACATCGAGAAGGACGCCAGCCGCAACGAGGACCTCGACCAGCTCCGCCTGGCCGCGACGAGCAACATCCTCAGCCGGCGCGACACGGTCGTCGTCGCCAGCGTGTCGTGCATCTTCGGTCTGGGTTCGCCCGAGGCGTACGGCGAAAAAGTACTGACCTTCAGCAAGGGCGTGCGTGTCGACCGGCGGCAGATGTTCGCCAGCCTGACGGCGATGCAGTACAAGCGGAGCGACTACGAGTTCAGCCGTGGCCGCTTCCGCGCCCGGGGCGACGTCATCGAGGTCTGGCCGGCCTCCGAGAAGTTCGCCGTCAGGCTCGATCTCTTCGGCGACGAGCTCGACCGACTCGAGCTGATCAACCCGACGTCGGGAGAAGTTCTAGCCGAAGAGGACACTTTTCACCTTTTCCCGGCCGTGCACTACGTGCTGCCCGAGGAGCAGCTCGAGACGATCTGCGACGACATCACGCGAGAGCTGGACGCCCGCGTGCTCGAGCTGCGCAGCGACGGCCGGCTGCTCGAGGCACAGCGGCTGCTGGCCCGCACGAAATACGACCTCGACCTGCTCCGCGAGACCGGGAGCTGCCCGGGCGTGGAGAACTACAGCCGCTTCTTCGACGGCCGCATGCCCGGCGAGCGACCCTTTACCCTGCTGGATTACTTCGATTATGCCCCCAGGCCCGGGCTGGGCGACGCCAGCATGCGGCCGAGGCCCGAGACCGACGACCAGCTCGTGCAGCGCGACGACGGCCGGCGGGCGGGCCGGCCCAACATCGACGACTGGCTGGTCATCATCGACGAGAGCCACGTGACGCTGCCGCAGGTGCGGGCCATGTTCAACGGCGACCGCATGCGCAAGGAGACGCTGGTCGAGCACGGCTTCCGCCTGACCAGCGCCCTCGACAACCGGCCCATGCGGTTCGAGGAGTTCGAGCGGATGGTGCCGCAGATGCTGTTCGTCAGTGCGACGCCCGGGCCATACGAGCTCGAGCGCACGGGCGGCGAGATCGCCGAGCAGGTGATCCGCCCCACGGGCCTGCTCGACCCGGGCGTGGAGGTGAAGCCCGCCGACGGCCAGGTGCCCGACTTGCTGGAGGAGTGCAAGGCCGCCGTTGCGCGCGGCGACCGCGTGCTCGTCACGGCCCTGACCAAGCGACTGTGCGAGGACCTTGCAAGCTACCTCGACCAGAACGGCCTGAAGACGCGCTACCTGCACAGCGACATCGAGACGCTTGAGCGGCTGGAGATCATCACCGAACTGCGCGAGGGCGCCTTCGACGTGCTGGTGGGCGTGAACCTGCTGCGCGAGGGTCTCGACCTGCCCGAGGTCGCGCTCGTGGCCATCCTCGACGCCGACAAGGAGGGCTTCCTGCGGAGCCCGACGAGCCTCATCCAGCTCATGGGCCGGGCGGCCCGCAACGTGAATGGCCGGGTCGTGATGTACGCCGACACGATCACTCCCGGCATGCGCGACGCGCTCGACGAGACCGACCGCCGCCGCGAGAAGCAGACGGCGTACAACGAGAAGATGGGCATCACGCCCGCGACGATCAAGAAGGAGATCCGTCGCGGCATCGAGATGCAGCTCCGCGCCCGCAAGACGGCCCGCGAGGCGGCCGGCAGCGCCGAGGAGGCCTTCGACATCGCCGAGCTGCTGCGCGAGATCGAGGCCGAGATGCTTGAGGCCGCCCAGTCGCTCGAGTTCGAGAAGGCCGCCCGCCTGCGCGACCAGGCCCGCAAGCTCAAGGAGCGCATCGCCCAGGGCGATACCGCGAAGGTCCGGCGGAGCGAACTCGACGAGGGCAAGCAGAACAAGCGCCAGCGCCGCAGCCGCAGCGGCAAGCCCGGCGCTCCCGGCAGCAAGCCCACGCGGCGGAAGAAGCGGACCTCCTAG
- a CDS encoding transglutaminase family protein yields MLRLPAMVGLFFGLVLALATGALAETRWYVVKLQGQPAGWMAIERNEAGDLITTKTTMRVAVGRQGSVVVTAFESEVVEFDHGNLSSMRRRIEGDRDDVTTWHFNGRTARVEHDGHESIEPAPDGLYVGPDAERRYLAERIAAGDATISTQVADPLSGLDPVPTRRTRTGEEAIDVLGQAIATVRFETRRGDEDRVVHEWLDAKGNLVRAETAIGAVTQEIVLSDEATARRALVRPPDLIDATRVVASRAIRGHERVRTASFLLTGSTDTPALATTVQRAERLDGGSVRVAVDLDAQSEAVDASDDDHARLLAPTDLLETNDARVRRLAERAIASLPASATDSARAEAMRGFVHRYINRKNLGVALGSAAETAESREGDCTEHAVLLAAMLRVNGIPSQLVAGLIYEPGGPGTPPAFVYHVWTQALVEGEAGEHWIDLDATQRRRPRHACQIALSLSDGSDPDDLWAGLAPTLGTISVVVEATR; encoded by the coding sequence ATGCTCCGGCTGCCGGCCATGGTGGGCCTCTTCTTCGGCCTCGTTCTCGCACTCGCCACGGGTGCGCTCGCGGAGACGCGGTGGTACGTCGTCAAGCTCCAGGGTCAGCCGGCCGGGTGGATGGCCATCGAGCGAAACGAAGCCGGCGACCTGATCACGACAAAGACAACGATGCGCGTCGCCGTCGGGCGGCAGGGCTCGGTCGTGGTGACGGCCTTCGAGAGCGAGGTCGTCGAGTTCGACCACGGCAACCTCAGCAGCATGCGCCGCCGCATCGAGGGCGACCGCGATGACGTGACGACCTGGCACTTCAACGGCCGCACCGCGCGGGTCGAGCATGATGGGCACGAGTCGATCGAGCCGGCGCCCGATGGCCTGTACGTGGGCCCGGATGCCGAGCGGCGGTACCTCGCCGAGCGCATCGCCGCGGGCGACGCGACGATCAGCACGCAGGTGGCCGACCCGCTGAGCGGGCTCGACCCGGTACCGACGCGGCGGACGCGGACCGGCGAAGAAGCGATCGACGTGCTCGGCCAGGCCATCGCGACCGTCCGCTTCGAGACCCGTCGCGGCGACGAAGACCGGGTCGTGCACGAGTGGCTCGATGCCAAGGGCAACCTCGTGCGGGCCGAGACCGCCATCGGCGCCGTGACCCAGGAGATCGTCCTGAGCGACGAGGCGACGGCCCGGCGGGCCCTCGTGCGGCCGCCCGACCTCATCGACGCGACACGCGTCGTCGCCTCGCGGGCCATCCGCGGCCACGAACGCGTGCGGACGGCGTCGTTCCTGCTCACCGGCAGCACCGATACGCCCGCGCTGGCGACGACCGTGCAGCGGGCCGAGCGGCTCGACGGCGGATCGGTCCGCGTCGCGGTCGATCTCGATGCGCAAAGCGAGGCGGTCGACGCGAGCGACGACGACCATGCCCGGCTGCTGGCGCCGACCGACCTGCTCGAGACCAACGACGCGCGCGTCCGGCGATTGGCCGAGCGGGCGATCGCGTCGCTGCCGGCCTCGGCGACGGACTCGGCGAGAGCCGAGGCCATGCGCGGGTTCGTGCACCGCTACATCAATCGCAAGAACCTGGGCGTCGCGCTGGGCAGCGCCGCAGAGACGGCCGAGAGCCGCGAGGGCGACTGCACCGAGCACGCCGTGCTGCTCGCGGCGATGCTCCGCGTGAACGGCATCCCGTCGCAGCTCGTCGCCGGGCTCATCTACGAGCCGGGCGGGCCGGGCACGCCGCCGGCCTTCGTATACCACGTGTGGACGCAGGCGCTGGTCGAGGGCGAAGCGGGCGAGCACTGGATCGACCTCGACGCAACCCAGCGTCGCCGGCCGCGGCACGCCTGCCAGATCGCCCTCTCGCTCTCGGACGGCTCGGACCCCGACGACCTGTGGGCCGGTCTCGCGCCCACGCTGGGCACGATCTCCGTCGTCGTCGAGGCGACCCGCTGA
- a CDS encoding helix-turn-helix domain-containing protein, with protein sequence MTENQADRIATDTTPTSDTPAASTTSEPATDTGATYTIKEACALVGLTRDAWTSWQKRGLLPRGRIGKGREHDRRVLVFTQDEVDAARAAVERSGLATPEHTITYDQVVEMLGISKSRMYEMIKSGRFPPGRWATPAEGNGRGNRRKMFTPAEVEDARAALDAFMNQGPEIDGQPAITLKDAAARIGLSRAQWYAWQKKGWAPMGTPHTWPGFIGKEQVYTTAQIDELVAAIERGEHPGASQIATPRHTITKEEAARLAGVGVHAWHELSQRGQLPEGRWTPNPKGTGKGGLRKLYTPEDVEALKRAMAQLEAERRPTIDGEPALTASEAAEKINISYQLFRLWDERGWLPEAHQAPRDASGQMMYLYTPEQIDEVKAAVDRGEHPGAQGRGTAEHTVTRHEAARQLGITAAKWSRWEKDGIVPPGKLPPLSPNLGLDGGRKLWTPEQVEDVRAKATEMGILEPAATPEHVLTRQQAAELVGISEGTWTYWCRRGVIPTGRWRTNPEGSGHGGLRRMHSMEEVRQARAALDEIGFGRAPNATEAHTLTQREAARLLGVEATALQGWEKRGLMPMGAWARATKGPALRKMYTPAQVEEGRERLKKHGVRCFAKATDEHTHTSKQAARFIGVPWGTFHHWEHQGRTPIGAWGSTPSNRGRCKMYTLAELEAFAEELEKLHKPYADPDRPGVVRVPIRSWKKRMEALIDADDLHLVEGKHWNYSERSDQYETRGVVILSTTRGRQTPLKQIIAGVRGHRWRIRHANGDFLDCRRENLVVLDSAQQSYGNKKIKMRAGYEPTSKYKGVCWDEDRGKWLAQINKDGKHHHLGRFDDEIDAADAYDNAARELFGEHAYLNFDGIIDRTKEEPRSAA encoded by the coding sequence ATGACCGAGAACCAAGCCGATCGCATCGCCACCGACACGACCCCCACGAGCGACACCCCCGCCGCCAGCACGACCAGCGAGCCGGCGACGGACACCGGGGCCACCTACACGATCAAGGAAGCGTGCGCCCTGGTCGGCCTCACGCGCGACGCGTGGACGAGCTGGCAGAAGCGCGGGCTGCTGCCAAGGGGCAGGATCGGCAAGGGCCGCGAGCACGACCGCCGGGTGCTGGTCTTCACGCAAGACGAGGTCGACGCGGCCCGCGCGGCGGTGGAGCGCAGCGGGCTGGCGACGCCCGAGCACACGATCACGTACGACCAGGTCGTCGAGATGCTGGGCATCTCCAAGTCGCGGATGTACGAGATGATCAAGAGCGGACGCTTCCCCCCCGGCCGCTGGGCCACGCCCGCCGAGGGCAACGGGCGAGGCAACCGCCGCAAGATGTTCACGCCCGCCGAGGTCGAAGATGCGCGCGCGGCACTGGACGCGTTCATGAACCAGGGCCCGGAGATCGACGGCCAGCCGGCCATCACGCTCAAGGACGCCGCCGCGCGCATCGGCCTCAGCCGCGCCCAGTGGTACGCGTGGCAGAAGAAGGGATGGGCGCCCATGGGCACGCCGCACACGTGGCCGGGCTTCATCGGCAAGGAGCAGGTGTACACCACGGCGCAAATCGACGAGTTGGTCGCCGCGATCGAGCGCGGCGAGCACCCGGGCGCCAGCCAGATCGCCACGCCGCGGCACACGATCACCAAGGAAGAGGCGGCGCGCCTCGCCGGCGTGGGCGTCCACGCGTGGCACGAGCTGAGCCAGCGCGGGCAGCTGCCCGAGGGACGCTGGACGCCCAACCCCAAGGGCACCGGCAAGGGCGGGCTGCGCAAGCTGTACACGCCCGAGGACGTCGAGGCGCTCAAGCGGGCCATGGCGCAGCTGGAAGCCGAGCGGCGTCCGACCATCGACGGCGAGCCCGCGCTGACCGCGTCCGAGGCGGCCGAGAAGATCAACATCTCCTATCAGCTCTTCCGCCTGTGGGACGAGCGGGGCTGGCTGCCCGAGGCCCACCAGGCCCCGCGCGACGCCAGCGGCCAGATGATGTACCTGTACACGCCCGAGCAGATCGACGAGGTCAAGGCCGCCGTCGACCGCGGCGAGCACCCGGGCGCGCAGGGGCGCGGCACGGCCGAGCACACCGTGACCCGCCACGAGGCCGCCAGGCAACTGGGCATCACCGCGGCCAAGTGGTCGCGCTGGGAGAAGGACGGCATCGTGCCCCCCGGCAAGCTGCCGCCGCTCTCGCCGAATCTGGGCCTGGACGGCGGCCGGAAGCTGTGGACGCCCGAGCAGGTCGAAGATGTTCGTGCGAAGGCGACCGAGATGGGCATCCTCGAGCCCGCGGCCACGCCCGAGCACGTCCTCACACGCCAGCAGGCCGCCGAGCTCGTTGGCATCTCCGAGGGCACGTGGACCTACTGGTGCCGCCGCGGCGTGATCCCCACCGGCCGCTGGCGTACGAACCCGGAAGGCTCGGGCCACGGCGGCCTGCGGCGGATGCACTCGATGGAAGAGGTGCGCCAGGCCCGCGCGGCGCTCGACGAGATCGGGTTCGGTCGCGCCCCCAACGCGACCGAGGCCCACACGCTGACCCAGCGCGAGGCCGCCCGCTTGCTGGGCGTCGAGGCGACCGCGCTCCAGGGCTGGGAGAAGCGCGGCCTGATGCCCATGGGCGCCTGGGCCCGAGCCACGAAGGGCCCCGCGCTGCGCAAGATGTACACGCCAGCGCAGGTCGAAGAGGGCCGCGAGAGGCTCAAGAAGCACGGCGTCCGCTGCTTTGCCAAAGCGACCGATGAGCACACCCACACGAGCAAGCAGGCCGCGCGGTTCATCGGCGTGCCATGGGGCACGTTCCATCACTGGGAGCACCAGGGCCGCACGCCGATCGGCGCGTGGGGCAGCACCCCAAGCAATCGTGGCCGCTGCAAGATGTACACGCTCGCGGAACTCGAGGCGTTCGCCGAAGAACTGGAGAAGCTGCACAAGCCGTACGCCGACCCGGATCGCCCGGGCGTGGTCCGAGTGCCGATCCGAAGCTGGAAGAAGCGCATGGAGGCGCTCATCGATGCCGACGACCTGCACCTGGTCGAGGGCAAGCACTGGAACTATTCGGAGCGGAGCGACCAGTACGAGACCAGGGGCGTGGTCATCCTGTCGACCACGCGAGGCCGGCAGACCCCACTCAAGCAGATCATCGCCGGCGTCCGCGGGCATCGGTGGCGCATCCGCCACGCCAACGGCGACTTCCTGGATTGTCGGCGCGAGAACCTCGTCGTGCTGGACAGCGCCCAGCAGAGCTACGGCAACAAGAAGATCAAGATGCGGGCCGGCTACGAGCCGACGTCGAAGTACAAGGGCGTCTGCTGGGACGAGGATCGCGGCAAGTGGCTCGCCCAGATCAACAAGGACGGGAAGCATCACCACCTGGGCCGATTCGACGACGAGATCGACGCCGCCGACGCCTACGACAACGCCGCGCGCGAGCTCTTCGGCGAGCACGCCTACCTGAACTTCGACGGCATCATCGATCGCACCAAGGAAGAGCCAAGGTCCGCGGCGTAG